One Polaribacter sp. KT25b DNA segment encodes these proteins:
- a CDS encoding nuclear transport factor 2 family protein: MNANLETWHTVIFNQDRTKLLEILADDVVFHSPVVHTPQKGKQLTFMYLSAAFVVFFNDTFKYVREVVNETETLLEFEVEIDGILVNGIDMISWNDEGKITSFKVMLRPLKALNLIHAKMGEMLLKYQNKK; this comes from the coding sequence ATGAATGCAAATTTAGAAACTTGGCATACAGTAATTTTTAATCAAGATAGAACAAAATTATTAGAGATTTTAGCCGATGATGTTGTTTTTCATTCGCCTGTTGTACATACGCCACAAAAAGGAAAACAACTTACATTTATGTATTTATCTGCAGCTTTTGTGGTTTTTTTTAATGATACTTTTAAATATGTTAGAGAGGTTGTAAACGAAACGGAAACGTTGTTAGAGTTTGAAGTTGAGATTGACGGTATTCTCGTAAACGGAATCGATATGATTTCTTGGAATGATGAAGGCAAAATAACCAGTTTTAAAGTAATGCTAAGACCTTTAAAAGCATTAAATTTAATTCATGCCAAAATGGGTGAAATGCTTTTAAAATATCAAAATAAAAAATAA
- a CDS encoding pyruvate carboxylase, with protein sequence MKIKKVLVANRGEIAIRIFRACSEISVKTVGIFTYEDRYSLHRYKADESYQIGEDNQPLKPYLDINAIIKVALENNVDAIHPGYGFLSENAEFAQKCEDNNIIFVGPKVSVLKSLGDKIAAKKVAIENDIPIIRSNQKPLESLEIALFEANIIGYPLMLKAASGGGGRGMRVIREEEELKKAYGESKREALNAFGDDTVFLEKFVENPKHIEIQIVADNYGNTVHLFERDCSVQRRYQKVIEFAPSYGLKEETKNDLYNYAITICKAVNYNNIGTVEFLVDDDGSIYFIEVNPRIQVEHTVTEVVTNIDLVKTQLFIAGGYKLSDQQIKIANQKSIKINGYALQCRITTEDPQNDFKPDFGTISTYRSASGFGIRLDAGSVYQGVKISPFFDSMLVKVTANSRTLDGASRKIRRALSEFRIRGVKTNMPFLDNILKHDTFKKGAITVNFIKSNPDLFIFKAPRNRANKVITYLADITVNGNPDVKKFDATKTFIKPRIPKFDADARFPKGTKDLLTELGPDKFSQWLKNEKKIHYTDTTMRDAHQSLLATRMRTFDMLKVAEGYVKNNPDIFSMEVWGGATFDVCLRFLQENPWERLQLLRAKMPNVLLQMLIRGSNGVGYKAYSDNLIGKFVEQSWENGVDLFRVFDSLNWMKSIAPCIEHVRTKTQGLAEGSICYTGDILDVKNTKYNLKYYVDLAKEIESSGAHILGIKDMAGLLKPYAASELVGALKAELNIPVHLHTHDTSSIQSATYLKAIEAGVDVVDVALGGLSGLTSQPNFNSIVEMMKFHERENPININSLNVYSNYWETVREYYYPFESGLKSGSGEVFQHEIPGGQYSNLKPQAQSLGLEDRFHEITKMYAEVNTLFGNIVKVTPSSKVVGDMAQYLVSNNLTVTDVLERGDTISFPQSVASFFKGELGQPVNGFPKKLQKLILKDQIPFTDRPNAHIPPTDFDKEYAEFRKIFENDLGRKIDFTDFLSYKLYPKVFTDAYNNHLKYDNLTNLPTKNFFYGMEIGEEITVDIDKGKTLLVTLDYVGKPNSEGMVTVHFKVNGQGRIVQVKDNSIKVETVSNVKVDKSDATQIGAPLQGLLSTILVKNGEDIVKNQPLFIIEAMKMETTITANENGTINKIVLKAGTMVNADDLIIKLK encoded by the coding sequence ATGAAAATAAAGAAAGTACTTGTAGCAAATAGAGGAGAAATTGCAATAAGAATATTTAGAGCATGTTCAGAAATTAGTGTAAAAACGGTTGGTATTTTTACATACGAAGATCGATATTCTTTACATAGATACAAAGCCGATGAATCTTATCAAATTGGTGAAGACAACCAACCTCTAAAACCGTATTTAGACATTAATGCTATTATAAAAGTAGCCTTAGAAAATAATGTAGATGCAATTCACCCCGGTTATGGTTTTTTATCAGAAAATGCAGAATTTGCACAGAAATGTGAAGATAATAATATCATTTTTGTAGGTCCAAAAGTATCTGTTTTAAAATCTCTTGGTGATAAAATTGCTGCTAAAAAAGTAGCCATTGAAAACGATATTCCTATTATTAGAAGTAATCAAAAGCCTTTAGAAAGTTTAGAAATTGCGCTTTTTGAAGCCAATATTATTGGTTATCCTTTAATGCTAAAAGCGGCTTCTGGTGGTGGAGGACGAGGAATGCGAGTTATTAGAGAAGAAGAAGAATTAAAAAAAGCTTACGGAGAAAGTAAAAGAGAAGCCTTAAATGCTTTTGGTGATGATACTGTTTTTTTAGAAAAATTTGTAGAAAATCCGAAGCATATAGAAATTCAAATTGTTGCAGATAATTACGGCAATACGGTTCATTTATTTGAGAGAGATTGTTCGGTGCAACGTCGTTATCAAAAAGTAATAGAATTTGCGCCGTCTTACGGATTAAAAGAAGAAACAAAAAATGATTTATACAACTATGCAATTACTATTTGTAAAGCTGTAAATTATAATAATATTGGTACTGTAGAGTTTTTGGTTGATGATGATGGTTCTATTTATTTTATAGAAGTAAATCCTAGAATTCAAGTAGAACATACGGTTACAGAAGTTGTTACAAATATTGATTTGGTAAAAACACAATTATTTATTGCTGGCGGATATAAATTATCTGATCAACAAATAAAAATTGCTAATCAAAAATCAATCAAAATTAACGGTTACGCATTGCAATGTAGAATCACTACAGAAGATCCGCAAAATGATTTTAAACCAGATTTCGGTACGATTTCTACTTACAGAAGTGCTTCTGGATTTGGAATTCGACTGGATGCAGGAAGTGTGTATCAAGGTGTTAAAATTTCCCCGTTTTTTGATTCCATGTTAGTAAAAGTTACGGCAAATAGTAGAACTTTAGATGGAGCATCAAGAAAAATTAGAAGAGCTTTAAGCGAGTTTAGAATACGAGGTGTAAAAACAAATATGCCTTTTTTAGATAATATTTTAAAACACGATACTTTTAAAAAAGGAGCAATTACTGTTAATTTTATCAAATCAAATCCTGATTTATTTATTTTTAAAGCGCCAAGAAATAGAGCTAATAAAGTAATTACTTATTTGGCAGATATTACTGTAAACGGTAATCCTGATGTTAAGAAATTTGATGCAACTAAAACATTTATAAAACCAAGAATTCCTAAATTTGATGCTGATGCAAGATTTCCAAAAGGAACAAAAGATCTATTAACAGAATTAGGTCCGGATAAATTTTCTCAGTGGTTAAAAAATGAGAAAAAAATACATTATACAGATACTACAATGCGTGATGCGCATCAAAGTTTATTAGCAACCAGAATGCGAACTTTTGATATGCTAAAAGTTGCTGAAGGATATGTAAAAAATAATCCTGATATTTTTAGTATGGAAGTTTGGGGAGGCGCAACTTTTGATGTTTGCTTACGATTCTTACAAGAAAATCCGTGGGAACGCTTGCAATTGTTAAGAGCAAAAATGCCAAATGTTTTGCTGCAAATGTTAATTAGAGGTTCTAATGGCGTTGGTTATAAAGCATATTCAGATAATTTAATTGGTAAGTTTGTAGAACAATCTTGGGAAAATGGCGTTGATTTATTTAGAGTTTTTGATTCTTTAAACTGGATGAAATCTATTGCGCCTTGTATAGAACATGTTCGTACAAAAACGCAAGGTTTGGCAGAAGGTTCAATTTGTTATACAGGTGATATTTTAGATGTAAAAAACACCAAATACAACTTAAAATATTATGTTGATTTAGCAAAAGAAATAGAAAGCTCTGGCGCTCATATTTTAGGAATTAAAGACATGGCAGGTTTATTAAAACCTTATGCAGCATCAGAATTAGTGGGTGCATTAAAAGCCGAATTAAACATTCCTGTTCATTTACATACGCATGATACATCATCAATTCAGTCTGCTACGTATTTAAAAGCAATTGAAGCTGGAGTTGACGTTGTTGATGTTGCTTTAGGCGGATTGTCTGGTTTAACTTCTCAACCAAATTTTAATTCTATTGTAGAAATGATGAAGTTTCATGAGCGTGAAAATCCGATAAATATTAATTCATTAAATGTGTATTCTAATTATTGGGAAACCGTAAGAGAGTATTATTATCCTTTTGAATCAGGATTAAAATCGGGTTCTGGAGAAGTTTTTCAGCATGAAATACCTGGCGGACAATATTCTAATTTAAAACCACAAGCGCAATCTTTAGGTTTAGAAGATCGTTTTCATGAAATTACAAAAATGTATGCAGAAGTTAATACATTGTTTGGAAATATTGTAAAAGTTACGCCAAGCTCTAAAGTTGTTGGTGATATGGCGCAATATTTAGTTAGCAACAATTTAACGGTAACAGATGTTTTAGAAAGAGGTGACACCATTTCTTTTCCGCAATCTGTTGCTAGTTTTTTTAAAGGCGAATTAGGTCAGCCTGTAAATGGGTTTCCAAAGAAATTACAGAAGTTAATTTTAAAAGATCAAATTCCTTTTACAGATAGACCAAATGCTCATATTCCACCAACAGATTTTGACAAAGAATATGCTGAATTCAGAAAAATATTTGAAAATGATTTAGGAAGAAAGATTGATTTTACCGATTTTTTATCCTATAAATTATATCCAAAAGTATTTACAGATGCGTATAATAATCATTTAAAATATGATAATTTAACGAATCTTCCAACCAAAAACTTCTTTTATGGCATGGAAATAGGAGAGGAGATTACCGTTGATATTGACAAAGGAAAAACATTATTGGTAACTTTAGATTATGTAGGAAAACCAAATTCTGAAGGAATGGTTACTGTGCATTTTAAAGTAAATGGACAAGGTAGAATTGTACAAGTTAAAGATAATTCTATTAAGGTTGAAACAGTTAGCAATGTAAAAGTAGATAAAAGTGATGCAACACAAATTGGTGCTCCATTACAAGGTTTGTTGTCAACGATTTTAGTGAAAAACGGAGAAGATATTGTGAAAAATCAGCCGTTATTTATAATTGAAGCTATGAAAATGGAAACTACCATTACAGCAAATGAAAACGGAACGATAAATAAAATAGTTTTAAAAGCAGGAACGATGGTAAATGCCGATGATTTAATTATTAAGTTGAAATAA
- a CDS encoding ABC transporter ATP-binding protein produces MNHFKDILRYEKKYRKFTLLNIIFNIFYAIFNVLSVLAFIPVLGILFGTDKKVVTKPTYEGFTRIGGFLKDSFYHFISEKIENEGQINTLFFICLLALSMFFLKNLFRYLASYVITFLRTGIVKDIRDKLYNKIVELPISYFTEKRKGDIIARMTSDVQEVEISILTSIETIVREPLTVVIAISIMLFMSLKLTLFVFILLPVSGFIISSISKKLKAKSIKAQKETGTFLSFIEETLTGLRVIKGFNSEKIIERKFNTSTETFRSLMTSVFHRQTLASPMSEFLGSATIIAILWYGGTEVLSNTSSLQPDEFMGYIVLFYTVLNPIKLITTSYYNIQKGEASAERIMQILNTENSIKDKPNAFIKKDFKNEICFNNISFKYKNDYVLKDFSLTIKKGQTVALVGQSGSGKSTLANLITRFYDVNKGSISIDGIEIKDITKKSLRGLMGIVTQESILFNDTVKNNIKLGTENASEEQIKEASEIANAYEFIKDLPLKFNTNIGDSGNSLSGGQKQRLSIARAVLKNPPIMILDEATSALDTESEQLVQVALEKMMQNRTSLVIAHRLSTIQKADIIAVMKKGKIVEQGRHEELLAKKGEYFKLVSMQSF; encoded by the coding sequence ATGAATCATTTTAAAGACATTTTAAGATACGAGAAGAAATACAGAAAATTTACCCTTTTAAATATTATCTTCAATATTTTCTATGCTATTTTTAATGTCTTATCAGTTTTAGCTTTTATTCCTGTTTTAGGAATACTTTTTGGAACGGATAAAAAAGTAGTTACAAAACCTACTTATGAAGGATTTACTAGAATTGGCGGTTTTTTAAAAGACAGTTTTTATCATTTTATTTCTGAGAAAATAGAAAATGAAGGACAAATAAACACACTTTTCTTTATTTGTTTATTAGCACTTTCTATGTTCTTTTTAAAGAATTTATTTAGATATTTAGCTTCTTACGTAATTACTTTTTTAAGAACAGGAATTGTAAAGGATATAAGGGATAAACTCTACAATAAAATTGTAGAGTTGCCTATCTCCTACTTCACCGAAAAAAGAAAAGGAGATATTATTGCTCGTATGACTTCGGATGTTCAAGAAGTTGAAATTTCTATTCTAACATCTATAGAAACCATAGTAAGAGAGCCTTTAACAGTTGTGATTGCCATTTCTATCATGCTCTTTATGAGTTTGAAATTAACACTTTTTGTTTTTATTTTATTACCAGTTTCTGGATTTATTATTTCATCAATCAGCAAAAAATTAAAAGCAAAATCTATAAAAGCTCAAAAAGAAACAGGAACTTTTTTATCATTTATAGAAGAAACTTTAACAGGTTTAAGAGTGATAAAAGGTTTTAATTCTGAGAAAATTATTGAACGCAAATTCAATACCTCAACAGAAACCTTTAGATCTTTAATGACAAGTGTTTTTCACAGACAAACTTTGGCATCACCAATGAGTGAATTTTTAGGTTCTGCTACTATTATTGCTATTCTTTGGTATGGAGGAACAGAAGTTTTATCGAATACAAGTTCTCTGCAACCAGATGAATTTATGGGATATATTGTTTTGTTTTATACGGTTTTAAACCCTATTAAATTAATTACAACATCTTATTATAACATTCAAAAAGGAGAAGCTTCTGCAGAAAGAATTATGCAAATTTTAAATACTGAAAACAGTATTAAAGACAAACCTAATGCATTTATCAAAAAAGATTTTAAAAACGAAATTTGCTTTAATAACATTTCATTCAAATACAAAAATGATTATGTTTTAAAAGATTTTTCTTTAACCATTAAAAAAGGACAAACTGTTGCTTTAGTTGGGCAATCTGGAAGTGGAAAATCTACCTTAGCAAACTTAATTACGCGTTTTTATGATGTAAATAAAGGCTCTATTTCTATTGATGGAATAGAAATTAAAGACATCACAAAAAAATCTTTAAGAGGTTTAATGGGCATTGTTACTCAAGAATCTATTTTATTTAATGACACAGTAAAAAATAATATTAAATTAGGTACTGAAAACGCATCTGAAGAACAGATTAAAGAAGCTTCTGAAATTGCAAATGCTTATGAATTTATTAAAGATTTACCTCTAAAATTTAATACTAATATTGGTGATTCTGGAAACTCTCTTTCTGGTGGACAAAAACAACGTTTATCTATTGCAAGAGCAGTTTTAAAAAATCCACCAATTATGATTTTAGATGAAGCAACTTCTGCTTTAGACACAGAATCTGAACAATTGGTGCAAGTTGCTCTAGAAAAAATGATGCAAAACAGAACTTCTTTAGTCATAGCTCACAGACTTTCTACAATTCAAAAAGCTGATATTATTGCAGTTATGAAAAAAGGGAAAATAGTTGAACAAGGTAGACATGAAGAATTGCTTGCAAAAAAAGGCGAATATTTTAAACTAGTTTCTATGCAATCTTTTTAA
- a CDS encoding phospho-sugar mutase has translation MEDILNKAKQWLTSTFDAETQSEIQDIINNNPSDLADRFYKNMEFGTGGMRGVMGAGTNRINKYTLGRATQGLSNYLIENVKKEELKVVIAFDCRHNSKKFAKVVADVLSANNIKVFLFEDLRPTPELSYAVRHLGCDAGIVLTASHNPPEYNGYKVYWADGGQIVPPHDGGIIAKVNDLDFSEIKFDANESLIEVIGKDVDRDFIEASVKNGSLSDRINRDNLKIVFTSLHGTSIVSVPDALAKAGYTDIHIVEEQRVPNGDFPTVKSPNPEEPEALKMATDLANKINADIVIGTDPDCDRLGVAVRDLDGNMKLLNGNQTMVVMTNFLIKKWNDEGEINGKQFVGSTIVSTELVNKVAETYNVETKVGLTGFKWIAKMVRDFPELDFIGGGEESFGYMVGDFVRDKDAVTATLLACEVAAYAKQHGSSFYEELLNIYVKNSFYKEHLISITKKGMDGAAEIQQMLSDMRNNPLTEIDGEKVESLSDYDASTKKNIITGEVTEIDLPKSNVLIYQTANGTRIAARPSGTEPKIKFYFSVNTPLDAIENAKTVEAELDAKIQRIIKEMKLN, from the coding sequence ATGGAAGATATTTTAAACAAAGCAAAACAATGGCTAACATCAACTTTTGACGCCGAAACTCAATCAGAAATACAAGATATCATTAACAACAATCCAAGTGATTTAGCAGACAGATTCTACAAAAACATGGAATTCGGAACTGGTGGAATGCGTGGAGTTATGGGTGCAGGAACCAACAGAATTAACAAATACACATTAGGTAGAGCAACACAAGGATTATCTAATTATCTAATAGAAAACGTAAAAAAAGAAGAATTAAAAGTTGTAATTGCTTTTGATTGTAGACATAACAGTAAAAAATTCGCAAAAGTAGTTGCAGATGTTTTATCTGCAAATAATATTAAAGTATTTCTTTTTGAAGATTTACGTCCAACTCCAGAACTATCATATGCAGTTCGTCATTTAGGTTGTGATGCAGGTATTGTTTTAACTGCTTCTCATAATCCACCAGAATACAATGGTTATAAAGTATATTGGGCAGATGGTGGCCAAATTGTTCCTCCTCATGATGGCGGAATTATTGCAAAAGTAAATGACTTAGATTTTTCTGAAATTAAATTTGATGCAAATGAAAGTTTAATAGAAGTAATAGGTAAAGATGTAGATAGAGATTTTATTGAAGCATCTGTTAAAAATGGTTCTTTATCTGATAGAATTAATAGAGATAACTTAAAAATTGTATTTACTTCTTTACATGGTACTTCTATTGTTTCTGTACCAGATGCATTAGCAAAAGCAGGTTATACAGATATACATATTGTTGAAGAACAAAGAGTACCAAATGGAGATTTTCCTACTGTAAAATCTCCAAATCCAGAAGAACCAGAAGCTTTAAAAATGGCTACTGATTTAGCTAATAAGATTAATGCTGATATTGTAATTGGTACAGATCCTGACTGTGACAGATTAGGTGTTGCTGTTAGAGACCTTGATGGAAACATGAAGTTATTAAACGGAAATCAAACCATGGTTGTAATGACAAATTTTTTAATAAAAAAATGGAATGATGAAGGTGAAATTAATGGTAAACAATTTGTTGGTTCCACAATAGTTTCTACAGAATTAGTAAATAAAGTTGCTGAAACTTATAATGTTGAAACCAAAGTTGGTTTAACAGGCTTTAAATGGATTGCTAAAATGGTAAGAGATTTTCCAGAGCTTGATTTTATTGGTGGTGGAGAAGAAAGTTTTGGTTATATGGTTGGTGATTTTGTTCGCGATAAAGATGCTGTAACTGCTACTCTTTTAGCTTGTGAAGTGGCTGCGTATGCAAAACAACACGGAAGCTCTTTCTATGAAGAATTATTAAACATTTATGTTAAAAATAGTTTTTATAAAGAGCATTTAATTTCAATCACCAAAAAAGGAATGGACGGTGCTGCAGAAATTCAACAAATGTTAAGCGATATGCGTAACAATCCTTTAACTGAAATTGATGGAGAAAAAGTAGAGTCTCTTTCTGATTATGATGCATCAACTAAGAAAAATATTATAACTGGCGAAGTAACAGAAATTGATTTACCAAAATCGAATGTGTTAATTTATCAAACAGCAAACGGAACAAGAATCGCTGCAAGACCAAGTGGAACAGAACCTAAAATTAAATTCTACTTTAGTGTAAACACTCCTTTGGACGCAATAGAAAATGCAAAAACTGTTGAAGCTGAATTGGATGCTAAAATTCAAAGAATTATTAAGGAAATGAAATTGAATTAA
- a CDS encoding glycosyltransferase family 2 protein has product MDISVVIPLLNEDESLIELHDWIAKVMQSNRYLYEIIFIDDGCKDNSWNVIEQLSAKNKNVKGIRFQKNYGKSQALDAGFQLAKGNVVITMDADLQDNPEEIPDLYNLIIDEDFDLISGWKKKRYDNIITKNIPSKLFNAAARKTSGLKLHDFNCGLKAYKNEVIKTVKVSGEMHRYIPVLAKNEGFTKIGEQVVKHQARKYGVTKFGIDRFINGFLDLITISFLSKFGKRPMHIFGLWGTFMFLFGTTSAFYIGAYKLYKLYNGSKTILVTDNPWFYIALTSMILGTLLFLAGFIGELIIKTKSDEKHYTIKEKLNF; this is encoded by the coding sequence ATGGATATCTCGGTAGTAATACCACTTCTTAACGAAGATGAATCTTTAATAGAATTACACGATTGGATTGCAAAAGTTATGCAATCCAATCGTTATTTATATGAAATTATTTTTATTGATGATGGCTGCAAAGACAATTCTTGGAATGTAATTGAGCAATTGTCTGCAAAAAACAAGAACGTAAAAGGAATTCGTTTTCAAAAAAATTATGGAAAAAGTCAGGCTTTAGATGCCGGCTTTCAACTAGCAAAAGGCAATGTAGTAATTACTATGGATGCCGATTTACAAGACAATCCAGAAGAAATACCAGATTTATATAACTTAATTATTGATGAAGATTTCGATTTAATTTCTGGCTGGAAAAAGAAAAGATACGATAATATTATCACTAAAAATATCCCTTCAAAATTATTTAATGCTGCCGCAAGAAAAACATCAGGATTAAAATTACACGATTTTAACTGCGGATTAAAAGCCTACAAAAACGAAGTTATAAAAACCGTAAAAGTAAGTGGCGAAATGCACAGGTACATTCCTGTTTTAGCTAAAAATGAAGGTTTTACAAAAATTGGCGAACAAGTTGTAAAACATCAAGCAAGAAAATATGGAGTAACAAAATTTGGTATAGACCGTTTTATAAACGGTTTTTTAGACTTAATTACAATTTCCTTTTTATCAAAATTTGGCAAAAGACCGATGCACATTTTTGGGCTTTGGGGTACTTTTATGTTTTTATTTGGAACAACATCTGCATTTTATATTGGCGCCTACAAACTTTATAAATTGTATAATGGTTCAAAAACTATTTTAGTTACAGACAACCCTTGGTTTTACATTGCATTAACCTCTATGATTTTAGGAACTTTACTTTTTTTAGCTGGTTTTATTGGCGAACTCATTATAAAAACAAAAAGCGACGAAAAACACTACACAATTAAAGAAAAACTTAATTTCTAA